The following nucleotide sequence is from Chloracidobacterium validum.
ACTGCGTTCTCCATGCCCATGTCGTCATTCGGGAACAAGTCGAACTCGGACGCCGGGTCATCGTCCACAATCACGTCACCGTTGGCTGTGACGGATTTGGCTACGCCAAGCGCCCGGACGGACGGTGGGAAAAAATTCCCCAGGGCGGACGGGTCATCATCGAAGACGACGTGGAGATTGGCGCGGGCACGCAGATTGACCGCGCCAGTGTGGGCGAAACCCGCATCCGGCGGGGCGCGAAACTCGACAACCTCGTGCAAATCGGCCATGCCGTCGAAGTGGGTGAAGATACCCTCCTCTGCGCTCAGGTCGGCATTGCCGGGAGCGCTACGATTGGGTCGCGGGTGATTCTGGCCGGACAGGTCGGCGTCGCCGGACACCTGACCATTGGGGATGGAGTGACGGCGCTGGCCCAGAGCGGCATCCCAAATGATGTGCCGGCCGGACGCCAAGTCGCTGGCTATCCGGCGGTTGACCGTCGCCAGTGGCTGCGTGTTTCGGCGGCCCAGGCAAAACTTCCTGACTTACTCAAATACATTCACGCCCTTGAAGCGCGGCTTGCCGCGCTTGAAAAGGCACATCCCACGGAGTGAAACGCTATATGACCCGCACTTACCAGTCCACCACCCGACTCGGACTCACGGCGCTCCTGGTGCTAGCTTGTCTGCTCTTGGCGATACCGAGCCGAGCGGCCGCGCCAGTGGTCTTCACAAGCGCCTACACTGACCTGAACACCCAGTGCCGTTATGCTCGGTCAGGCGCGGAAGGGAGTGATGCGCCCATGATTTGCCCAGGCCAGGGCGGCTATCGTCTCACCATCAGCTTTAGCGCCTTTGCGGCAGATATTTTGGTCGAATCCCGTGATGGGCGATTTTCGCGGCCGATTGCCAGCGACCAAGCGCCGAACTACGCCAGGGAAAAAGGACGTAAGGCCGAGTGGCGGCTGGCCAATGGCAAGCCATTTGCCGTGATTTTGCGTACCTTTGCGTACCGCAGCAATGACCTGGGTGAACCGGATTTTTCTAAAAAGGTCGGGGAGAAACTCGTGGTCAAGGGACTCGAAGGCTTCGAGCATATTGATGTTGAAGTGGACGCTCGAACAACCCCAAACGCGAACGCGCGGGCGCGTCAGCTCGCCGATGAGCATTACGCCAAGTAAAGCCAGAAGTGAAGTCAATGCGCGCTGGTCAGCGCCGGCGTCAGTCACAAGGTGGCTGGCGGGGCGGTCTCCTCATTGTCGGCGGGCTGGGCCTCGTTGCCACCGCAGTCTGGTTCCTGTGGCAGTTTCGGGACAGACTGACCCCTGCGCCAACCCCGATCACGGGCAAGGTGTTGTATGTCCATGCCATTGATGTCGGGCAGGGGGATAGCTACCTGATTGTCACGCCGGAACGAAAGACCGTCTTGATTGACGCCGGTTTGGCGGAGTCGGGCGCGCGGGTGACAGCGTTTCTGCGTCAGCAGAAGATTTCGTCCCTGGACCTTGTGATTGCTACCCATCCCCATGCCGACCACATCGGCGGCATGGGTTACGTGCTTGAAGCGGTCAGTGTCAAAAACGTTCTCGACAGTGGACAGGAACACACGACGCTGACGTACCGCCGGATGCTCGAAGCCGTCAAAAAGCATGTCGGACGACTCACCATCGCCAAGGCCGGGCAACAATTCAACCTCGACAATGGGATCGTGCTGTCGGTGCTCGGCCCACGTCAACCGTGGCTCCAGAATGTCTCCGGCAGCGATCTCAACGCCAATTCGGTTGTCGTTCGGCTGGATTACGGTAACTTTTCCATGCTGTTTACTGGCGATGCGGAAGATGAGACCGAAGACCGTCTCCTGGCGGATGGCGCACCACTTCAGGCAACGGTTCTCAAGGTGGCGCATCACGGCTCGCGCCACTCGACTAAGGACCGGTTCTTGCGCGAGGTCAAGCCGACCATTGCCATCATCTCCTGTGGCGCAACCAACCGTTATGGACACCCGACCCAGGCGACGCTCGACCGCCTGAAGCGCGTTGGGGCGACCGTCTATCGCACCGATCTGCACGGCGACATCACGATTGCCGCGAATGGGACGGAATATGCCGTCACTACGGCGCGCCAAGCCACCCCGGCTGACATTTGGCGCGGCCGGCAGCCTGGTACCGACAACGATTCCGGCGACGAGATGCCCCGCCAACGCACCGGACGGTGAGCTTGGCCGAAGCCCTATGGCGTCACGGTTGGCGCAGGGTATCGAGCGCGGTGCGGGCTGGTGACAAACTCGGGTCAAGGCGCAAGGCCGCCTCGAAGTATTGCTTGGCCGCAGCCCGATTGCCTTGTTTGAGAAGGACCGAACCCAGGTTGAAGCGAATGGTTGCCGTATCCACGCCATCGGCGATGGCGTCACGCAGCAGCGCTTCTGCCTCGGCCAGCCGGCCCAGCGTGACATAGGCAATGGCGCAACTGGTGAGGGCTGGGGCATCTCGTGGCGCGTACCGGCGCGCCTCACTAATTTGCTCCAACGCACTGGCAGCATTCTGTTGGAGGGCAAGCGTCCGGGCATAGAGGGCATGCGCGAGTCCCCAATCGGCATCTAGCGGGACAACTTCCGGAGGCTTGGTTGCTATCATCTGCGCTAGGGTCGCCTGTGCGTCTTCCAGTCGCCCACTTCGCAAGTCAAGCTGTGCCAAACCGAGCAAAGCGAGGAAAAACCTTGGCTCTCGTGCCAGTGCCTGCTCGTAATAAAGGCGGGCTTGTGCAGGATCGGCCAGTTGACAAGCATTGCCCAGGAACGTGTAAGGCAATGGGTGCTGGGGATCGGTTTCCATGAAGCGCGAAAACAACACGAAGTCGTTGCGCCAGTCCAGGTTGCGCCGGGCCGCTCCAAAGGCATAGCTCGTCAAGAGTACCAGGGCTAGCCCAACGCTGGTTCCCAGCCGCCAGGGCGTGGTAGCCGACTGACCAATACATCCCCCCAGCCGCACCAAGGCCCAGGACAGCGCAATGGCATAGGACACGGACGGGACATAGAGCCAGCGCTCGCCAACGGCCGTCCAAATCGGTACGATCACGTTACTGACCAGAGCGAGCGTGATGAACCAGAAGCCAACTGCAAAGGTCAGCAGCGGCACCCGGCGCACCGCCGCCAGCGCCCCAACCACCAAGCCCAGGGTGATACCTCCGCCAAGGATGGTGCGCCAGTCCCAGACTGGTACCAAGATGAGGTTATGAGCGTCGTACCAAGGTTTGAGTGGAAAGCCCAGGGTGACAAGGCGGTACCATTCCAGCGAGACGCCAGCCATAGTGACCAAGCGTTCACCCAGGGTTTGGGTGGACATTGGGTTGCCAGCCAGTGCGCCCATCGGACGAAATCCCTGCTCACTCAAGTAGCGTAGCCCAGCGTAGGGTAGCCAGGCCATCGCCAACCAGAGGTGTGGCAGCGTCACATGCCACAGCACCGACCAGTCGCTCCGCCGAATCCGGCGCCGGACCCGTAACATCTCGGCGAGCCACAGCCCGGCCGGTAGAACCACCATGTTTTCCTTTGACAGCATAGCCGCCAGATAGGCCATCACCGCCAACGCCCGCCACCATCCGGCCTGGTGCAACGCCTGACGCGCGCGCAGCCAACTCCACCACATCGCTCCACCACAAAACATCCCCAGCAGTTCGGCCCGCCCAATGATATTCGCCACAGCTTCGGTATGTACGGGATGCACGGCAAAGACCAGCGCCGCCAGTCCAGCCGCCCACGGCGTCACGCGGTACTGCCGGAGGAGGTAAAACAGCCACCCCACATTGGCGGCATGGAGCAAGACATTCACAAGGTGGTAGCCGAGGGGACGCAGCCCCCAGAGGGCATAATCCAGTGCGAGCGTGGTGGTTAGAAGTGGACGGTAGTTGCTCAACCCAGCTTGTCGGTGGTCCCAGTACCCAGCTAGAAACAAGTTGGGAATATTCACCAGTGATCGGATGAACGGGTTGTTGACAATGATCGGTGTGTCGTCATAGGTGAAGCCATTGGCCAAGGTGTTGGCATAGACCAGCAGAGCCACGCCGACGGGGAGCAACCAGCAGGTCCGTGGACGCTTAGCGAACTTCAGTACGGTCAACATAGGTAGGTTTGGGTAGGCTATTTCAAGCCTGTGCCAAGCATTCCCTTGCGTCAGGGCCGCCGACATACGCACGAGTGAGGCACACAAAGAGGGATTGCCTCAGGCCCACAGCCCACACTAAGCTCGGCGTCGAATTTGTTGGAAACTAGGTTGGAATATCTTTTCGCTCACAAGAACCAAAGCAACGCTCATGAAGCCTGTCATCTGTACATTTTGCAACTCAGAAATCTACACCTACGTTGGGCCGGAGCCGGTTGAAATGAAGGCGGCGCACTTCAAGCCGACCCGGACTGACTGGCCGGCGCCAAAGTCTGGCGACCCCATGTTTTGCCCGGTTTGTGGCAGCCGTTTCGTTGGCGTTTCGGTGCAAAACAAGCAGCTTCGCATGGCGGTCAGCTCGGAGTATGCCGGTTCCGGCAATGTCGGCAAGCTGTGAGTGTGCGTCTGAAAACGCCCAAACCGCACGCCCTGGCCTACCCACCCATGGCACGCCACGGCACGAAGCGCCAATGCCTTTAGCCACGCCGTGAGGGCGTGGGCGCAGTCTCATCCATGCATCCTCAAGGTACGCTTGGGCCGATAGGCTTGGCCATGGTCTGTCCGGGACAGTGTGGCAGGCTGGCGCGGGGGCCGGACCCTGTGACGGTTTTGCGCTCAAACACTGCCTCACATCGCCGGCTGGCCGGTCAAACCTGACCTTTTAGACGCACTTTCAGAGATAGCAGTCACCGGTGTGCTACTGTCTGACTGATGACCGACGCGGCCCACCACAACGCCTACGACCAGGCCTTCAAGTACCTCGCCGATGCCGACCCCCGCGCCCTGCTGGTTCTCGTCGGCGCACTCCCACCCGATGCCCCGGCCGCCATCACCCCGCTGGCCAGGGAACTCATCACTTCCACCCGCATTCCCGATGAAATCTACTTGATTGAATCTGGGGAGGAGCGTTGGATTGCCCACATTGAAGTCCAAACTCGCTACGACCCGGAGATACCCCAGCGGCTGGTGGACTACGCCGACCGCTTGCGGATTGTCCACAAAAACGTGCCGGTGCGGACATTTCTGGTGCTGCTGACGGCACGGGGGAGCCCCGACCCCATCCCGACGGAAGCGACGGTTGAGCTGGGACAGTTACGCCTGAGCTTGAGGTATGGGGTGGTGAAGTTGTGGGAACTGGCGGCAGAGCAGGCGTTGGCAACCGGGCAACCGGCTTTGCTTCCGCTGGTGCCGCTCATGCGGGGTGAGCCGGTGGCGCTGGCGCAGGCGGCAGAGCGGTTGCGGGATGTAGCCGATGCCAAGCAGCGGCAGGAGCTACAGTTGCACTTTTTGGTACTGGGTGGACTTCGGTATGATATTGAGGCGCTAATTGGGGTCTTGGGAGGAGCGGCGATGATTCGATTGGAACAGCTACGGGAATCGAGTGTGTATCAGATGATCTTGCAGGAAGGTCATGCTGAAGGACTCCGGCAAGGGCTTGAACAAGGGCTTGAACAGGGACTCGAACAGGGACTCGAACAGGGACTCGAACAAGGACTCGAACAGGGGCGTGAGCAGGGGTTGGCTCACGAACGCCTCTTGATGACCCGCCTGCTGCAGCGCAAGTTTGGGGCGTTGCCGTTGGAAACCATCTCGCGTGTGCAGACCCTGGGACGCGATGCCCTCGAACGGCTGGCCGACGACCTCTTTGACCTTCCTGACGCAGAGGCTCTCGCGGCTTGGCTCAACCGCATGGCATCGGACGCGCGTTGAAGTGATATGTCTGGAGACGGCTACGCTTTAGGTTTGAAACAAGTGGTTTCGGTAACAACTTCTAGATGCGCTTCAGGCTTCCGTTGGCGTGTCGGTGAACCTTACCTTCCCGAAGCAACTTGATGAGGTGGGACTGGACGGAGCGCGTCGCCAAGGGGTGTAGCGCGGCCGGCATCTCGGCATAGACCGTCGCCACTAGCTCCGGCACAGTCGTTTTTCCTTCCCGGAGCGCCGCCAGAATGCTGGCTTCGCGTTGCTGGCGGTGCGCGATGTAACTGTGGATGACAGTGCGCGGCTCGTTCAGCGCCGGCCCGTGACCCCCGGCAATCAAGCGGACTGGCAAATCCAGCAATCGCCGTAGTGAAGCCAAATAATCGGCCATGTCACCCTCATCGGGGTCAATCAGGACGCTCCCCAGGCCAACCACCATGTCGCCACTAAACAAGATGCCGGTCGTTTCCTCGAAAAAGCACAGATGGCCGCGGGCATGGCCGGGCGTGAATACGGCGCGAAGCCGCCATCCCGGCCAGGCTGGTGGCACAACGCCATACGCCACCGAGGTTGACGCGGCCGGCACGTCAACCGTATCGCCATCCCGGAGAAACCTTGAGATGCACACCTCATCACCCAACAGTTGCGCAGTGAGGGGATGCGCAGCTACCGGTGCGTTCCAGCGCCGACTCAAATGTGCCGCGCCACCAACATGGTCTGGGTGGTGGTGCGTTAGCCAAATTTCCCGAATCGCTGCTCCAGTCTGGTCAGCGAGCTGGGTCACGTAGGCGTCCAGCCGAGCCTGTTCATCAGAATAGGGGGACGCCGGGTCAATCACCACGAGTTCCCGGTCGCCGATGACATAGCAGTTGGTATGGGTTGCTGGCGGCAGTGTTGGCGTTCGGACCGGAAAGGTGACAATTCCAGGTGCCAGTTCGATGAATTCCGGTGGCGCACCCTGCGCGGCCGGGTGATCGTGGAAGAGGAAGCGTAAGCGTTCAAAATCAGCTTGTTGCGCAGCCGCTTCGGAAGTCCACCGAAACAGACTGCGCACGCTGTGGAGTGTCGGGGGCACCAGCCGTACCTCGCCCCGCGCCCAAGCGGCGAGCGCCTCGCTCGGCGTCACCCATTGCCCATCAACCATCTCCTCTGCCCAAAGGTGCGGCTCCTGTTGCCAGTCGAGTTGACTGATGAAAAACGTGGTGTCATAGCGCCGTGGCACGCCCACCGGTGTCACCCAGCGTCCGGCCGGTATGAAGCGGCGCGCGTCAATCGTGACGGCAAATCGCGCGCAAACTTCCGCAAACGTCAGGCGTCCGGCCATCAGGTCAGCGCGAACGGCCAGCCGGCTTTCAGTCGTCGTCAGCCGGCTTTCGGCCAACAGAACACCCGATTCCTCAAAGACTTCCCGCGCGGCGCAGGCACACTGGGCGGCGTGTTCGGCGTCAGTCGCGTGACAGACAGCCACCTGGCTATCTTCGGGGTCGCGGCGGCCGCCAAGAAAGGCATGGTAGCCACCTAGAAACGGAGTTGCTTCAGCCCGCTTGGCCCAGAAAAAGCGCCAGTCGCCAGCCTGGTCTGGCCGGAGTAAGATCACAGCCGATGCGTACTTTGGGATAGCAGTAGATGTCATGGTGACCCAGAGATAGCGGCCAAAACGCCGGAATACACAATACACGTTTCAGGAGCAAACCGTCATGCGCCGGCGGCTGTTTTTTTCTTGCGTCTGGTTGGCAGGGTTCGTTCTTTATGGGCAAGCCCAAGAGCAAAAACCATTTACCGTAGCCGTACTTCCTCCACACATCACAGACGAAGTTGGCGGGGTCTCGGCGGACACCGTGCTCGATGTGGTCGAGCAGGCTCTGGCTCGCCAGGGGTTAGGCGTACTGCCGCGCGCGCGAACCCGTTCAGCCGCGCCACCGGTTGCCGACCTCAACTTCAATCCAACCTGCATCGAAGCGCAGGCGCTTGGTGCGCGCGTCGGGAGCGAAGGTTACGTCCTGGTGGCGTTGCGCCGCGGCGAACGCAGCGCGCCCAACCGCCAAACCGTCATTGGCGGTTCACTGCATCTGTTCGCCGTGGCTACCCGCACCGGACAGCTTGTTGCCAGCGAGCATCTTGACTTCACCGAAAGCGAGCTGGGGTTTCTTCCGACCGTAGCGCCACTGGTGACAACCGCAGCCGGAAAACTGAGTGCCGGCTGGCGGACGATACAGACCCAGCTTTTGGGTTCGGCCGGGCAAACTGCCACCTGCCAAGCAGATGTGGATTTCCGCCTGGCCGACTCGCCGCCCGGCGTAACGCCGCCGGTTCCACTGGTGCGCCCCCGCCCCGAACCAACGAACCTAGCTCGTGTCGCCGGAGTGTCCGCTACGGTCGGGGCAGAGGTCCACCTCACTGCGGACGGACAAGTTTGCGAAGTTATGATCACCCGATGGGCCGGCTACGGGCTTGAAGCTGCAGTTGAGAAGGCATTGCGAGCGGCTCGGTTCAAGCCTGCCACACGCGATGGTCAACCGATATCGGCGCGATTCCTGGCGGAGTTCAATTTTCGTACCGTAGGGTCTTCGCTGCCAGCAAAACCAAACCAGACCTTCATATCGAGCGAGTTCGGGCTTGCACACACGCCGCCAAGGGTGGCTTGCCTCTCACCCATGCCCCCCCCAAGGACAGCCACATCTTCGGCACATCGGGTCACGTGGTTTTTGCGCCCAAGCTCGCGTTTGCTGGGAGAACACCGCCATGTCTGCACCGGCGGCCAGCGTCCCAACTCACCGGTTGACCATCAAAGCCTTCGCTAAGGACAGCACGTTGGGGCGCCGTGACCTTGGTCAAGCCGGCTCGCCAGAGAGCGCCACAACCAGACCTTGTGGACTCCCGACGGCAAGCCACATTCCGGTGGGGTGCCAGTCCAGGACGGTCACGCCCTCCGGCAAGGTGTAGCGTCCGACCGGTGTTGTCGGACGACCCGGCTTTTCCGGTGGACGCCACAGCAGCAACCCATCCGTGCCCCCCGAGGCCAGCGCCTTGCCATCGGGACGATAGGCCAGCGCCGTTACCAATCCCGCATGTCCTTCTAGCACGACCGGCGTCGAACCTGCCGGGCCGCGCCCTGAAAAGTCCCAAATCGTGACGGCCGAACCGCCACCCGTCGCCAGAAACCGCCCGCGTGGATGCCAGGCCAGCTCGCGGACTTTGGTGGCATAGCCCGACATCATTAGGTCTTCACCGGTTGTCGTATCCCAGACATGAATGGTGGCATCCTGGTCGCCGACCACGAGATACTTGCCATCCGGTCGCCAGCGGACGGTCAGATGCGAACCCTTCCAGGCAAAGACTTCGCCGGGCGTCGTTTCGCCAGGCTGCCAAACCGTGAGCAGCCCGTAACTGGACGTGACCAGGCACCGCCGCGCCGGATGCCACTGCATATCGGTAATCGTGCTGGTATGGCGCGTGTGTTCGCTCACCACGTCCCCGGCAGGCGTCCAGAAGCGCAGGCACTTGCCGGCCGCCGAGGCGAGCATCACCGGTTTGCCGTCCGGGTATGGCGGACTCCAGACAACTCGCTCCACCCAGCTTGCGCCGGCCGGCAGGTCAGCCGCCAGTTCGCCGGTCGCCGCGTGCCAGATACGCGCGCGGCCGTCCTGACCACCGGTTGCCAGCCAGACGCCATCCGGCGCGCCATGCAGCGCCATGCCGCCGACCGAGTGGGCAGCGCGCGACCACCGGATGGCATCCGTCGCGCCGTCCAGTACGACGAGCGTCCCAGCGGATGAAAGTACCGCCAGCCAATCCCCATCCGGCGCCCAGTGCAGGGCCAGCACGTGGTCATCGAGCGCCACCTGCCAACGGGTGGCAAGCTCGCGCATCGTGCTTTTCAGAAAATCGCTCAGCGAAGGCAACGGCATGGCTTCCTCATGGCAAAAGCGACAAAGGTTTTCGGCGCAAGGTTACGAAGGTTGAACTCGCCAACCCAAGCCAACCCGGACCGGACCGGCCGGCTAGAGGCTGCCAAAACAGTGTGACGGAGACACAGCGCCGTCGGCAAGTGAGCAGCCAGGCCCATGCCTTGCCGCATCCGGCTTCGGCGGCCGGTGTGAGGACGGCTCACCTTGGCGACGACTCGACAGGCAAGCCATTTTTGTTCAGAATCGCGCACCGACAAGTTCCAGGCCAACGACTTCAGGAGTATTTCAGGAGTAGTTATGGTTACGTTTCGACGCGCCCTGCGGCTCGACCACATGCAATCTTCCTCGACGATGGCCGCGACGGCCGCCGCCGCGCGGCTGCGCGCCCAGGGACACGCAGTGATTGACTTGGGCGCGGGCGAGCCAGATTTCGACACGCCCGAAAACATCCGCCAGGCGGCCATCCAGGCGCTCAACGAAGGCAAGACCCGCTACACGCCGGCATCGGGGACAACCGAACTCAAGCAGGCCATTGCGGATTACATCGCCCACGAAACCGGGACGCGATACCCCCTCAGCTCGGTCATCGTCTCGGCCGGTGGCAAGCAGACGCTCTTCAATGCCCTCGTGAGCATCCTGAACCCCGGCGACGAAGTCATCATTCCGGCGCCATACTGGGTCACGTTTCCTGAAATCGTAGCGTTTTGCGGTGGGGTCAGCGTGTTCATTCCAACCCACGAGCACGGTTTTCAGCTCACGGCCGACATGATCGAGCGCGTTCTGACGCCACGCACCAAAGTTGTCATCGTCAACTCGCCGTCCAACCCGTCTGGCGTGGTCATCGCGCCGGATGCCATCCGCCAGATTGCCGAACTGTGCGCGGCGCGCGACCTGTGGCTGATTTCCGACGAGTGCTATTACAAGTTTGTCTATCCACCGGCGCGTCCCTTTTCGGCCGCCAGTCTGCCACCGGAGCTACGGGAGCGGGTCCTGGTCTCCGGCTCGCTTTCAAAGACCTACGCCATGACCGGTTGGCGGATTGGCTATGCGCTGGCGCACCCTGACTGGATTGCCGAAATGACCAAGGTGCAAAGCCACTCGACCTCCAATCCGACGACCTTTGCCCAGTGGGCGGCCATTGAAGCCCTCCGGGGAAGCCAGGCTTCCGTGGCAACCATGCTGGCCGAATATCAAGCCCGGCGCGATTGGATCGTTCCGGCACTGGCGGCGCTGCCGGGCGCGCGCTGTCGCCAACCGGAAGGCGCGTTCTATGCCTTCCCCGATGTTTCCGGCGTCCTTGAACGGGCCGGAATCCGCGATGTGGATTTCGCCCAACGGCTGCTGGAAGAAGCCCATGTCGTGGTAACGGCCGGCTCAGCCTTTGGCGCCGATGGTTATTTGCGCATCTCCTATGCCAACTCACTCGAAAACATTCGGCGCGGCATTGAAAATATCCACGCCTTGATCAAGCGGCTCGGCTAGCGAGTGGGGTCTCAAACTGGCATCACCACAACAGCTTGGGACAAACCACCAAGCAAGACGCGGAGCAAGAACGATGAGTGACCTTATCGGCGGTTTACTTCAACAGTTAGCCGGCCCGGCCCTGTCTCGATTGAGCCAAACCATCGGGGCCGACGAAGCCGCCACCAGCAAGGCCGTCGCCGTCGCTGTGCCGTTGCTGGTAGGCGCACTGGCGCGCAACACTGTTCAGCCAGAAGGCGCGCAGGCGCTGCACCAAGCCGTGGTCAAAGACCACGACGGCAGCATCCTCGATGATGTCGTCGGTTTCTTGGGCGGGGGTCAAGCCGGGAGTGGGGCCGGTATTTTGCGCCACGTTCTCGGAGAACAACGCCCAGCCGTAGAGCAAAACCTTGCGCAGGCGGCCGGACTGGCCCCAACTGCCGCCGGGCAGATGCTCGAACTGCTCGCCCCGGTCGTCATGGGGTGGATCGGTTTGACCCAGCGCCAGCAGGGCCTCGATGCCAGCGGCGTGGCGAACCTGCTTTCAGGACAAGCGAAAGCCACCCCAGGCAACGTTCTGGGCGCGCTCAACACGCTGCTGGATGCCGACAAGGACGGTTCCGCGCTCGATGACGTCGCCCGCTTCGCCATGGGCTTCTTCAAAAGAAAGTGATGGACGCGCCGCGTTCGTGACAATCCTGGGCAACCCACCTGATTCAGACCTCTTTTCCAAAACTTCACGCTTTTCCAAAACTTCACTATGGATGAACAAAAGCTCATACCGGCGAACATCGAAGACGAAATGCGCCGGAGCTACCTCGACTATGCGATGTCGGTCATCATTGGCCGCGCGCTGCCGGATGTCCGTGACGGCTTCAAGCCCGTCCATCGGCGCGTCCTCTGGACGATGCACGAGTTGGGCAATACCCACAACAAGCCCTACAAGAAAAGCGCGCGTGTCGTCGGCGACACGATTGGCAAGTACCATCCGCATGGCGACCAGGCCGTTTACGACACC
It contains:
- a CDS encoding DUF937 domain-containing protein, yielding MSDLIGGLLQQLAGPALSRLSQTIGADEAATSKAVAVAVPLLVGALARNTVQPEGAQALHQAVVKDHDGSILDDVVGFLGGGQAGSGAGILRHVLGEQRPAVEQNLAQAAGLAPTAAGQMLELLAPVVMGWIGLTQRQQGLDASGVANLLSGQAKATPGNVLGALNTLLDADKDGSALDDVARFAMGFFKRK